The Nilaparvata lugens isolate BPH unplaced genomic scaffold, ASM1435652v1 scaffold4356, whole genome shotgun sequence genome contains the following window.
CTTTTATGACATTTGACAAAACGTTATTAATCAATCTGATTCAGTTTTCTTcacgagaaaataatataaatttagaaaaatcaaatgttTGAAGTTTTCTagtaaataatagaatagaaatcaGGAGATAGTGTTGAAGGATCAGCTTTTAGCAATAGTAGCTCTCAAAATTTGACTCAAATTAGCACTCAAACACtgttgaacaatttattttaactGCTGAGAGTACGCCTACAGGTATTGTCTACTGTAGAAATAGATTATACATGATAGATAGATATGTTGATAATACAGTTCTTGGAAAAATGGTGGAAAGGTTgttgaacaaaatattatacatatttgaaaaatctagtGTAAAGACAGTTAGTATCGGtacattataaaatgaatagttgaCTAAATAATGGATAGTTGACTGAATAGTCGGCTAAATAGTTGAGtgaataataatagttgaataGTTGACTAAAATAGTTGAATAGTCGAATTAGCAgttgaattaaatgaataatcggctttattaagggcggagtgAGGGCTCTAGGTTGAATAAATCAGTTGACTAAAATAGTTGAATAGCTGTCTAAATTAATGTATGTCTTACAAAAATGGAACATTGTAAAATGAATAGTTTAATAGTTGAATAGTTGACTCACTGAAAGCAACAGTCAGGTGAAGAATTGTGGAAACAAAATCGCCGAACCGAAATGTTCCATCTTTCCTCATGTAACGCAGAATTATCACAGACATCACATCTGTACTCAACTGGAACCCTGCAATAGCAAATTGAATTAGTTAATACATAATAGAAAATTGTTTAAAAGTTGCAATCGGACGAGATATTGCAATTCGCGATTGCAAGTTCAGTAAGATGATACAGAACTAATTGTGAAAAAGTTGTACAGTTGAAAGAAAACAATTTCATATAACGGTATAATaacttataaaataatataaatctttatCTTACATTCTTATAAGATTGAAAGCCTGTCAGATTGAACAATCGTGAGCTGCTTATTTAATCTGAAATCCAACACTTCgtgttaccatagagaaacgatagcataagtagatatccatggtatagggcgtttatgtcgcaacttttactgttatcccaagtcgatagttcacgtagttctttcacatgcagctgtgtgacgctggtagtttttcaaattgtgccgttcatacactcttaccccaaaaaagcagtaaaaattgacaataatcgacagtaatcggcttgagataacagtaaaagttgcgacataaattccctataccatgggatatctacttacgctattgtttctttatggtgttactcaatttttaatcaaatcacaataattattattgtcatgaagaataattcaattgTTTAATTATTCCACTTCTGCGCAAGTTATTCTCAATTCAAGGGGCAATGGGTTCAAAAGATATGAAATCCTGCATTCTGGAGATCTTTTGCCATagttatttattgttaaatcTTCGAGGTCTATAAATCAATCTATAGGTGTCTCAATCCATTACATTAATTTATCTAAATtggtttttgaaataatttagtgTGAAATCTGTATAATTGGCTAGGGCCTCCATTGCCACAATTCCCAATAACTGACGATTAATACCATTGAAGagtttaatagaaataaaaatagaaatctcagtaccctttttttgaattatgttttattagttgtgataaaataattcaaaaaagggtactgagattttaatttttatttatatttatattacacgtagccctatacagaaaagagacattGTAGAGTTCTTTATATATTTTGCTATTCCATTTACATAAAATTAAGtggtataattttttgtcttACCAACTTCCAGTAGTGCATCTTTCAACCTTTCAGCTTTCAATATTCCGGCTCGTTCCCGCGTATGATTTTTGAAGGCTGTCTGCCAATACTTGAGACTGCACATCAGATCTTTGAAATCGCCCAGTTTCAACCTTCCGCTGCCCGTTGTCTAATACTTCAAGTCAACGATTGTATCAACATTGTGAGaggatttgataaaaatattcagtttttcATCAGgtgaaaattaattggaaattgaatttgttaATTGCAATTACAAtgttaatgaaaaataattattattgaacgaaaatctaAAGTTAAATGTTGTGAATCACCCtggagacttctgctactgcttGACAACAGGGTGATAAGCTATTATAGAAATTACTAGTACTATTACTATACTTTTCTAAATAAACACAACTAGGTTCAATACCTCATGCTATAGTTGTGTTATATGTAGTagtaagtaaaaaaaaaaaataaaatagagaagccTACTAGTAATTGCTATAATAGTTAAACAATTCCAGTAGCCATATTTAaatactttataatttttagctATAGTTCATTAGGTTATTATCAGTTCGATAAATACTGTACGTCAGCTCATCAGTAAATAATTTATATCCTATACGTCAATTTTTTGTACCAGCCGCTAATAAAATCAACTGTAATAATGAAGTACAAAGCATTCAACTGCTAATAAAGCTAAATTTCTAAACAAAATACAATCGATGTTCCAGAGAAAATAAGAGTAGGCCTAAAGTAGAGTTAAAAACTCCAAAACCCAAAGAAAATGTAATTGGTGATCTTCAGTTCCTTCAACTAGCTCTCAAATGAGATTTAAtagattttaaataaataattataataatatttttactattgtATGTTTTAATACCTTTGAATCACTATTGAATCTCACTACAATTTGGAGTTAGATCTAAGTACGGTCTTAAGTTATATTGATGTTGGGAAGTGTGTATTGTATAGTGTATATTTAAATTACTTTATtattggaatataaaaaaatacattcccATGAGAAGAAATAGCTGGAgttgaatataaatttattcattacaaactCCCACTTTGATAGTAGAGAAGTTGGAAGAGGTATGGAAGAAGttgttcaataaaattgagCAAATTATTAATACACGAATATAGTAAATGAGAGTATATCACACGTCAGCTAGCCAAAAGcattaaaactattagtgcaTTCCAATGTCCATAAAATGCCTTCTATTCTAGAATACCTGTATCTCAACTATCTTGGTTATTAATATTCAGATGACAAAACAATGTAAAAGTTGAAGCGgtattgttttttgaatatttgacggaatttgaagaattatcataatagattatttcatgcataattttttttaataatttgaaaaggatACATCCAGAGTTAAGACGACTTGTCTGCAAACCTCCATACAAGCGCAGCTTTTGATGTAATCTgtaagagaaaataaattataaattaaaaaataccaaGAGCGataatcattattgataatttagtAAATGTATTCAATTCAGAAGCTATTAGAGAggaaagtataaaaaaatcaagttaTATATTGTGACTTCTGTACATTAAAAAGTTATAGGTACCGTACATCAATCTCTGCTACTTTCACTCTAGTAGCAGACAGAGAAAGAAGCAAGCTGTGAGTTTTCttactttttttattcaatagtaAAGACAGTAAAATTCCCATTATTCAATTGGGAAATTAGTTAGTTGAACCAGGGAAACAAATGCAATGAGTAGACCAAAAGAAAGCAAAAATAGACGTCTCAGCAAAATTGTTTAACATATACCACTAAATTTGGGTACctgattcaataaaattctcTTCAGTATTgcaaaaaaaactattcttgtTGAATAATGAGTGAATCATAATGAGAGgttacatttttcaatagtgCAAAGTATACAGTACCTAAAAAACGATTTTGTACAAACTCATACATATACACTTACATAATACAAgtattaacaaaaaaattaatattatctaaTTATTATGTTCTAGTAATTCATATGAGATCCATAGAAATATGATAATCGAAATAATGTGAAATAGGATCAATGAGTACCTACCATTTGGTAAACATGCTTCAAGGAGCTCTTGCAATTCAAACGCATTCACCGTCCTATGTTCATCAGCCAATTGTAAGAATACTGCTTCGTATTGACTAAAGCTTTTGCCGTCCAATGTTGCAGGAGCCTAGAGATGATTGAAAACAATTCATTTGCCAGGATGTTATGGAAAATCAAGTTTATGATATGCGAAATTATCAGATTTCATTAAATGTACAGATCTCAGTTAGAGATTATAATGGAATATATACTTTGAATATCCAATCTAATGTATGTAAAATAGACTCTATAGTGAGATGCTACACGATAGTTTAAGGAAAATAATCCAAGTATGTAAAGAACTTTTTTCCAATAGTTTAATAGTTTTTCCAGTTTAATAAATACCTCTGACATGGGTTACATgacatagaaaaaataaatgagtTCAATTTGTTTCCTATCAAGACAATATCCAAATCTTAGTAATACCGGTATGTCTATCATACCAGTTTTCAAAACCCAATGATACAAGATGATTGTTAATgttatcataaaataaatatggTTGTACAGGCAATTGAAATGTGGTGGTAAACTAAAATGCACACAGTAAAAGAAAGACGTATGCAGACAGACAAGGAAAATTCCAAAGTCTGCATGTAGACGTGAGTAGACATATGCAGACAATCGGAGAGTACGTCTGTGTGTGTTGCAACATTCGAACACCTGGGTCGAATTTTTTCTGTCTGAATTTGTCTGTTGCTGTGTGCGTTTGCcttaatattcttatcaaattttattattgaaacaatcggaatttaatattcttttcgaattttattattgaatcattctgaatttaatattcttaccgtatcaatttttattattgaaacattCTGAGTTTAGATGGAATAAaacttaattcaattcaattctacattattaattCAATCTCCATTTTcagcaataataatattcaaagtgtCTAAGTAGTGAATTATGGAAATAAGGAATCTTACCTTTATGACAGCTGACTTCACTAATGAAGGATGTGTGTCCAATAATCTGAAAAACAATGAacaaagatttaaaaaaaacatttctagaacaataatgaacaaataaatCGTTATCAAGGTacctgtaataataatttgataatccATAGTTAGCAAATAATCAGTACAGCAAATGCTGTGCAAAATAATTAAACACCGCTTTATAGAAACTTAATATGCTCGGTTgctcaaaaatgttaaaaaatatAACCAAATTAAGTGCTGATTATAAACGTGATATCcgcttctctcattggttctcgtggcattcaaCCGCTATTTACAAGGTTATAATGCACTTTTGTGGAATTGTgagttaggctcaactcacttacgcgactcaggtcgagaagggactcgactctagtcgagagcatgtgttttcaaatgggtgacgtcgcggagactagaattgtctgagtgtcaccatttggaaacactagagtcgagtctcttctcgacctgagtcgcgtaagtgtgagttgagcctttgtATACTACTCGAATCTAAGTAATCCGAATTAAATATTAGGAAGCCAGCTGTAtataagaattgaaaaataaaatatatagataCAATGTGAAACAATTATAGGTATGTAGAAAGATCTTATCACAACCCTAAAGcatttttttacatatatataaaAGACAGAGGATAAGtcacaatacaatatttcattCGAACATTCTTACATTCACattctaattcaaattaaaaacaaaaattagaatttcaatttttcatgagtGATTAGTGAAATAAACATCAGTATTCTGCccattttcattataattttatcattattaaacgaaaatccaaagtaaAATGCTGTAAACTACCCCAAAGACTTCTACTACTGAAAATATTAACAACagagttaacagctagatggaaattcgatgtaagctactatccaaaaactATTTGCCAGTCCGCGaacgaacccggtacctcctaattgctagtcagggctcacccttacaccaaactaacaattttatttatttgcacACTGAATAGTATAAAATTCATATGGATGATAGGGGAGATTAGGTAAAACAGATTcagctcaaaactgtttctaAAATATACGTCAATCATTTGATAACGATTACTCTGAAATATGTGATTAAGTTACTTACTTCAACTTGAGTGGTTTACTGGAATAAACTCGTAACGTAAAGCTTGACTCCTGTCCAGGTTCAAACGTGGTAGGCATAACCAAGTATCCACCCTGTTCCAGTTGACATCTATGGCTAACCTGGAAAACAATGtacaacattcaatttattaactATAAACAATACAAATTGCACAATAGGGCAGAGTACAAACACGCCAATAAAagcatttataaaatagaagatCAGTGACAGTTTCAATGAgtccaaattcaaattcatttaccgaaaaatacataataatatgtatAAAATACATATAAAGAATATCGACAGAGATGTTGACTCGACATATCGGAGtgtatttttgagaaaagttaAAGCAGTATGGATAGTATGTGAATTTGGAGAGAGATGAACAAACGAATTAAGcagagaatttgaaataaatttcaggAAATCCAGGTTTCCAGAATTCAAAACTTAGGGAGAGACGGAGAGTGAAGtacacaatttaattattcttcaagaaaatatttaatttacactatcacaacatcaaattgtATAATACTGTTAACACTactgttgaaaataatattattattcttataatatatttttcatattttcttattaaaagtaaatataaaagtACTCACTTGTCTACTATTAGTGTACTGAGAATTTACGagtgatttgtttttcttgaagAATGCCCTTCCTATGGTATCGGAATTGTTTTTTGGTAATGAGTAGGCTGTGAATCCAATAACCTGAAAATAAAGGAAAAGATTGTCAACACTTATGGAAATTTGTCAAATGTAAGTTAGTTTGAGTAAAGCTATATAGCCAGCAAACCTTACGGTACCAGTGTACAAGTAAACGTCTATCATTGTGTATTGATAAAATCATTGATTAATATGCAAATTAAAATGTATCAACTGTATTAAGGAACCGCACTCAATGTGTATTGAGGAATCCTCAAGAGAGAGTTTTTTAATAAGTTTGTCGTAATAGTAGTTGGTAGACGTTGCGTATAggtaaatttaatataattacacattatgaaaaatataattatgcacTATGTAGGCTACacattgaatataataaattaatcttaCCAAAAAAGGTAATTCCAAACTGAGTCGATGTTGTTTTCCATGGAGAAAAACTTCATATTAACTCAatgattttaaaatgaaaaaatgtaaataaatattgtattatttactGAGAAATACAAGTTCTATTTTTAATAGAGTTAACAGATCAGATGTAGGGTGTGTCACATAACACCAGAGACCCTGATGCACATTGGCAGCTTGTTCTGTGCATGCAACTGCAGGCTACATTCACAGGCATAATGCTGCATTGCGAGTGTTCTATTACCATATAAGGCACTCATATGGTATTATAGACAAAACACCAGTGCTGCCCCAGGAGATATAGAACCCATTGTGGAGAATGATAAATTCCGATTATACTGGAATCATTCATTCTCtaccactatagtgaggtccacgttataatgacagtatttgattaactttggttttgctatccttgtctatcattcgattaagccggtggtactatccttttctaggtccacaacgatgccaattatttttttgacagtgtagaaatataattaattaatgaagagaatcggtattgctattcttctatctttatccactgccattataacgtggacctcactacaggcTTTTAACGGGAATCTGcaacttgcgcccagcggtcagaatgtgtttgggcactcacagattcacaaagtgaacgtccgtgacgtcatcacgagtgatGCCATTTCGCTCTCACTAGTAGCCGatatgttaaaaagtccaaacatatacaaaaccaaaacaaaacataaaaacactaagccatatttggaaaaaattaaatttagagcCGAAAATTTATAGCACGTTATAATAGGATATAGATAGATGATAAATAAACTGACCGCTTTGGATTTGCCCTTGTTCTCTTTAGCAGCAGCTGctttctccaccttcttcttgaaCTCGTCGGAGATGACTGGCGCGACACGGCGGGCGATCGGCGACGGCAGGTAGTCAGTGACCAACACCTTGTTCTTGTTCCTGGCCCCGCCCTTCTTGGCCCCACCCTTTGCACCCTTTCCGCCCTCCACCTTGATGTCCAGCATTTCGGCACGCTCCTTTGCCTCGTATTCGTCCAGCTGCAACCATTCAACAATCGTAAATTATCATCAACTATTTCACAAATCAAGCTGAAACATCATCACACAACACAGACAGTTTTGGCATTACATTTTAGTACAAGTGATATTACAAGTGTATAATCCGGGTcatgtagctttgcctatcggcggagggctactagactacaatactacccgttcaaaaacatcgaaaatatatttatccataagcaacagatgctcaaaagcaacgtgttgcatccgaaaaggtacacaaggagctttttggagttacgACAACCAGAGACAAAAAATAGGTATTATTAAATGTGGTTAGGTATTCCTTACTCTATGGCACAACGCAGCCCAATATGTATCGCAGCTCAACGCAGCTTTAAGCAacttgttgcatccgaaaagatacacaaggagtttTAATGTATCTTcacataagcaacagatgctatTTTATATCTTCTCataagcaacgtgttgcatatGAAGAACAACGTGTTGTTTTGGAGCtacgtccttttagcacaacacagcctatcagatgacattcgttcaacatgatctttccattcttggtgatacgttgcaactctctcattcatggaGAATCTCTGTCTAGCAAGCTTTCTTCAAGGAAGAAGCTCTGCAGGGAGCTTCCTCTATCTAGGGACCTAGGGTCTCTGAAGCTGATGTTTTTTCAAAGCCGTAACTAtcaccccgcgaaccataccttgcctatatgcAGTTTCAAAGTCACGGGACGTGTACTGTACATGTCACTTGTGAAGATTTCAAAAACATACTCAATGAATTGCCTTGTAAATaaaaacatagagaaaagatagcataagaagatatcccatggtagaaAGGCTGTTCACATGTTTCTAATTTCAAGCAGATTTTTTTTGTCAactgaagccgattactgtctactaatgtatatttattatcactgttttggccgggtaagagtgtaCGAACACACAGTATGAGAAACTACCAGTGACACATAGCTTTCTGataaacaactactaggactatcggcttgaattaacagtgaaattaggaacataaacgacctatataccatgggatatcttcttatgctattttttctctatgataaaaacCTCTAATATAGTTTCAACTTCATGGGGTACCTAATTTCACAAGAGTGGCTAGAATAAAGAACTGTGCCTGAATGTTTTTGTATTCTATTTAAAGCTGTGTGCGGACtttgcgccacgaacacgtTCATTTCGGTCTTcgtcagctgatgccaagcttatATCTGTAGCTAAAAGTGAGATTTCGTTTGTGCATAGACTTCCGAAGTCGACGATGACAGGCATTGTTGTCTGATGACATTCATactgtccaaatttcaaatgtgctaAAACAGTGGATCAAATaagttttcattatttgtgtttattatttaagtatctaagaatcaaaacatttcgaataatatcaGCATATTGCCACTTAAAAGTATAAACCTAACCTCTCCCTGTAAAACATAATGAAACAGAATCTTTTTGGTTATTTAGACAatttgaaatctacccaatctaaAATCCTCGCCCTGTCGTGGtggacgacggcatttacgcacaaaccaACCCCCATTTCTACCGTACCTGTACAAATACAGGCCTATAATCAGACAATGAAAAGCGAAATGAGCGTGTTTGTGGCGCAAAGGTCTTTTCGCAGCTTCAGGTAGTACAAATAAAAGATGTGAATATATTACTGTTTGTATGTAAATAGATTCAGTCATGTGAAAGGAATATGTTCTATTGTGAAATAATCTTTATCGTACTAAtcttaatagtaataatacttATACTTATCTTAATATTCATACTAGTTTTttcttccaaaaatatttttcttatgaaaGAGTCATTGAGctggaaaattgtaaattatactATTTTTTCATGAGGAATATATaactatttgaattgaataaagatGATTTGATTTCAGTTTGAAAGGTGGCGCAAAAGTCTGTCCGCAAAGTAGTACATAGAtgtgaaaatattactgtttGTATGTAAAAAGATGCAATCTGAAACTGATTATGTGAAAGGAATATGAGGTATATTGTGGAATGAAGATGGTTTGCTTTGAGTACCTTTTCGATGAGCGTATCGAGATCGGCCACCCACAGGTCCTGCGGGGTCTTTCCCAGCAGAATACTGTACTCCTGCTGCTTCTCGTCCTTCTTCTGAATGAGcgcatccttcttctccttggTGAGGTTCCACATTGCCATGCCGAGCAGGTAGTCGAAGTTACTGTCCAGGGTGTTCTGTCGCTCCTCCCCTTCTTCATCCCCTtcaccaccatcatcatcagTCTGCGACAAGCCGGGAGCCGCAGCTGCCTCctcctacacacacacacaaaattaGCAAACTTTCATTTAGAAGTAAAATATCATGTTTTttgactcagggaaccttgaaacgtaacttaagcccggtccagacgctcaagttcaccatcagtcttttgctcaagcaaaagacggatcgtttg
Protein-coding sequences here:
- the LOC111049601 gene encoding calpain-C-like, which codes for ISISVDNLFLYFQVIGFTAYSLPKNNSDTIGRAFFKKNKSLVNSQYTNSRQVSHRCQLEQGGYLVMPTTFEPGQESSFTLRVYSSKPLKLKLLDTHPSLVKSAVIKAPATLDGKSFSQYEAVFLQLADEHRTVNAFELQELLEACLPNDYIKSCACMEVCRQVVLTLDTTGSGRLKLGDFKDLMCSLKYWQTAFKNHTRERAGILKAERLKDALLEVGFQLSTDVMSVIILRYMRKDGTFRFGDFVSTILHLTVAFSESTIQLLNYSFYNVPFL